A region from the Triticum aestivum cultivar Chinese Spring chromosome 3D, IWGSC CS RefSeq v2.1, whole genome shotgun sequence genome encodes:
- the LOC123074215 gene encoding formin-like protein 5, whose translation MPRPTTSSHCLSPPPPLLSLLPPLPASQGTLPLPPPFAAGECAATGVWPAATVAAIPCPEKPRAGRCGGRRPAASSFGRPPLRRRETAMAARCPRAAGQGSAGVQTPSTPSPSRQRPTPSPIQRPQLCSPSASAASHPKQIRGAPNHELLQPRQTSRATPPPSHFPPPSFFSARMHHPLLGFYGVEAGGKLWPVPGGGEGKWISGGGALVVKQFN comes from the exons ATGCCTCGTCCAACCACATCCTCTCACTGCCTTTCTCCTCCACCACCACTCCTCTcccttcttcctcccctccctGCCAGCCAGGGCACTCTCCCTCTCCCGCCTCCGTTCGCCGCAGGTGAGTGCGCGGCTACGGGTGTCTGGCCAGCAGCAACAGTTGCGGCAATTCCGTGCCCGGAGAAGCCGCGCGCTGGGCGATGTGGAGGACGACGACCTGCCGCTTCCTCATTCGGGCGTCCTCCTCTGCGCCGTCG AGAGACGGCCATGGCCGCCCGATGCCCGCGCGCCGCCGGCCAAGGATCCGCCGGCGTCCAGACCCCCTCCACGCCATCCCCATCTCGCCAGAGACCTACACCAAGTCCCATCCAGCGCCCGCAGCTCTGCAGCCCGAGCGCTTCAGCCGCCTCGCACCCGAAGCAGATAAGAGGAGCTCCCAACCACGAGCTTCTCCAGCCCCGGCAAACCAGCAGGGCGACCCCTCCTCCTTCTCActtccctcctccttcctttttTTCCGCCAGGATGCATCACCCCTTGCTTGGCTTCTACGGCGTGGAAGCAGGCGGCAAGCTGTGGCCCGTGCCAGGCGGTGGAGAAGGCAaatggataagcggtggtggtgcCCTGGTGGTGAAGCAGTTTAATTAA